From a single Nostoc sp. MS1 genomic region:
- a CDS encoding peptidase M, neutral zinc metallopeptidase site, with translation MNLLHQLNQLSKKLLGIGIIDAWQQAPQTKAASQKATQLAQKKHLREAVTVAEKTLSLWSRKPSFCERWICRLLLGNLINQLTGQLQDWRKQIATVDKLAANAKILLKQDTGDPWETQGLTNVITIYQRCSKIIYDAAMVEEINQCQQELQKRQQFQELVQQAQSQAGNLFFQEAIASYQQAQQLYSTQAVTQAITAAKAQIPQEQAYYSNLQRSQQAAKEGKLRGAIATLETALAKFPRSDGRELLDKLRSLLQGREFFRQGLAAEKVNNFQQAICLYENAKSLLPDNTNCRIRLGLVTIKTQDWQTALSYLQDLPGEQAAYLRGFAYAKLENLQLAYREWQGLSSVEISQQLEILKQLSQRQRLLSLQNIEQLVKTENWQQAKTSSTEYIQKFGSHPLVEENLKHHIQPRLEATFWQSHDWQLISEQAKQEWLTKPDIITLHNWAVANYYYAQKETNKIPDLIISLSTALANIHNDISLQDVPWLGNQPVDFKLVFNQVKHRLESLIDTFKDKNIEHYLKYRDLWRLEAAALDLMGQPAQGGSKIHEIFCTPGCYKHYLTFAQPNHSRKIDYSQKILHCLYTTWGLAVAACIAGDSQRAIKLKPATNPSADLEIFASKFVAYHEGCYYLQQQKWREAIKPLKQAKSEIETNQEWRQEIDRLCSLQRQNISEDKEHLTFAQAWYDILESRNSRTYLAEYKAEEIREELANHQISRQQALKKLEKIKLIDDENPIVLDLIERIEVTLAGEVIDGLLNNNRFQEAVNYAQQTGKQKVKDILADIFIDILIQGFKTRKLGFTEIYELGGWAYELSPQNQNVQGFYTISQELHNIYHFIKSDRYDEAVYRAKYSQYDAVSAYVGDYLMMILLNGMQNQSLPVHVADQLGHWVYELCPDDPDYQEIYRRLNIL, from the coding sequence ATGAACCTTCTGCACCAGTTAAATCAACTCAGCAAAAAACTTTTAGGCATAGGAATTATCGATGCTTGGCAACAAGCACCACAAACTAAAGCCGCTAGTCAAAAAGCTACACAACTAGCCCAAAAAAAACACCTGCGGGAAGCGGTGACTGTAGCAGAAAAAACCCTATCTTTGTGGTCAAGAAAACCAAGTTTTTGTGAACGGTGGATTTGTCGCTTACTCTTGGGTAATCTAATCAATCAACTGACTGGGCAATTGCAAGATTGGCGTAAACAGATAGCCACAGTTGACAAACTAGCTGCTAATGCCAAAATTCTGCTTAAACAAGATACTGGTGATCCTTGGGAAACTCAAGGACTAACAAATGTTATCACCATTTATCAACGTTGTAGCAAAATCATCTATGATGCAGCGATGGTGGAAGAAATTAACCAATGTCAACAGGAACTACAAAAACGTCAACAGTTCCAAGAATTAGTACAGCAGGCGCAATCACAAGCTGGGAATCTGTTTTTTCAAGAAGCGATCGCTTCTTACCAGCAAGCGCAACAACTCTACTCCACCCAAGCTGTTACCCAAGCCATCACCGCAGCTAAAGCCCAAATTCCCCAAGAACAAGCCTACTACTCTAATTTACAACGATCGCAACAAGCGGCAAAAGAAGGAAAATTAAGAGGTGCGATCGCCACCTTAGAAACTGCTTTAGCTAAGTTTCCCCGCAGCGATGGACGAGAATTATTAGACAAACTGCGATCGCTACTCCAAGGTAGAGAATTTTTCCGTCAAGGTTTAGCCGCAGAGAAGGTTAATAATTTTCAGCAAGCTATCTGTTTATATGAAAATGCTAAATCTCTATTACCTGATAATACAAACTGCCGCATCAGATTAGGGCTAGTCACAATTAAAACCCAAGATTGGCAAACTGCTTTATCCTATTTACAAGATTTACCAGGAGAACAAGCCGCATATCTACGCGGATTTGCTTATGCAAAACTAGAAAATTTACAACTAGCGTATCGAGAATGGCAAGGATTATCAAGTGTTGAAATCAGTCAACAGCTAGAAATTCTCAAGCAGCTCAGTCAAAGACAACGCCTGCTTTCTCTGCAAAATATTGAACAATTAGTTAAAACTGAAAATTGGCAGCAAGCAAAAACATCCAGTACAGAATATATCCAAAAATTTGGTTCCCATCCATTAGTAGAAGAAAACCTCAAACACCACATCCAACCCCGTTTAGAAGCAACATTCTGGCAAAGTCATGATTGGCAATTGATTAGCGAACAAGCCAAACAAGAATGGCTAACCAAACCTGATATTATTACCTTACATAATTGGGCAGTTGCTAATTACTATTATGCTCAGAAAGAAACAAATAAAATACCAGATTTAATAATTTCCTTATCAACTGCCCTAGCAAATATTCATAACGATATTAGCCTTCAGGATGTGCCTTGGCTGGGTAATCAACCTGTAGATTTTAAATTAGTATTTAATCAAGTTAAGCACCGTTTAGAATCATTGATTGATACTTTTAAAGATAAAAATATAGAGCATTACTTAAAATATCGTGATTTGTGGAGACTAGAGGCAGCAGCCCTAGATTTAATGGGGCAACCAGCACAAGGAGGGAGTAAAATCCATGAGATATTTTGTACCCCTGGTTGTTATAAACATTATCTAACTTTTGCCCAACCAAATCACAGCAGAAAAATAGATTACAGCCAAAAAATCTTGCATTGCTTATATACAACTTGGGGATTAGCAGTTGCAGCTTGTATCGCCGGAGATAGCCAACGGGCAATTAAATTAAAACCAGCAACAAACCCCAGTGCTGATTTAGAAATATTTGCTAGTAAGTTTGTGGCTTACCACGAAGGCTGTTATTACTTACAACAGCAAAAATGGCGCGAAGCCATCAAGCCACTCAAGCAAGCAAAATCAGAAATTGAAACTAATCAAGAATGGCGACAAGAAATAGATAGACTTTGTAGTTTACAGCGTCAAAATATTTCTGAAGACAAGGAACATCTGACCTTTGCTCAGGCTTGGTATGATATTTTAGAAAGCCGCAATTCTAGAACTTATTTAGCTGAATATAAAGCTGAAGAAATCAGAGAAGAATTAGCAAATCACCAAATTTCTAGACAGCAAGCCCTAAAAAAACTAGAGAAAATTAAATTAATTGATGATGAAAATCCTATTGTGCTGGACTTAATTGAAAGAATAGAAGTTACACTAGCGGGAGAAGTGATTGATGGACTTTTAAACAATAATAGATTCCAAGAAGCAGTTAATTATGCTCAACAAACTGGTAAGCAAAAAGTTAAAGATATATTAGCGGATATTTTTATTGATATATTAATTCAAGGATTTAAAACTAGGAAATTAGGATTTACAGAAATTTATGAATTAGGTGGCTGGGCTTATGAACTGAGTCCGCAAAACCAAAATGTTCAGGGATTTTATACCATCAGCCAAGAACTGCATAATATTTATCATTTTATTAAAAGCGATCGCTACGACGAAGCTGTCTATCGTGCTAAATATTCCCAATATGATGCTGTTAGTGCCTATGTCGGTGATTATTTAATGATGATTTTGCTCAACGGAATGCAAAATCAATCATTACCAGTTCATGTAGCTGATCAATTAGGTCATTGGGTTTATGAACTTTGTCCTGATGACCCAGACTATCAAGAAATTTACCGTCGGCTAAATATTCTTTAA
- a CDS encoding LysR family transcriptional regulator, translating into MVSYSGLIHRDSLLNSLSLEHLRIFEATARNKSFTRAAAELYTSQPSVSRHIKQLTETIGVPLFEYVDNHIQITPTGEELLIIYQEIFHSLKDFHTKLIDLNHVEQGHLKASAVKTIQYVIPKFLEQFCRLHPDVKIALDFINHEEILNRIQENVDDFYILAYPPKKEDFEIKPFMGNSLVVVAPSNHLLVNQSYISLKQLAKEKLIIQEQGSENRMAVDTLLAEHGIKIQFQLEMNSNNATKQAVLSGLGLAVLSIHTLHPELEQNQISILNVEGFPIFQKWQIIYLKNKWLSPVAITFLNYLQQGSVSNSNDSFLLSAS; encoded by the coding sequence ATGGTTAGTTATTCAGGGTTAATTCACAGAGATAGCTTGTTAAACTCCTTGAGCTTAGAACATCTGAGAATTTTTGAAGCAACTGCACGAAACAAAAGTTTCACTCGTGCAGCAGCAGAATTGTATACTTCTCAACCTTCGGTATCACGTCATATTAAACAGTTAACTGAAACAATTGGTGTACCACTTTTTGAATATGTAGATAACCATATTCAAATAACGCCAACAGGAGAAGAACTTTTAATCATCTACCAGGAAATTTTTCATTCTCTAAAAGATTTTCATACCAAATTAATTGATTTGAACCATGTAGAACAGGGTCACTTAAAAGCCTCTGCTGTTAAAACTATTCAGTATGTCATTCCTAAGTTTTTGGAACAATTTTGCCGACTTCATCCTGATGTCAAAATTGCACTAGATTTTATTAATCATGAAGAAATATTGAATCGAATACAGGAAAATGTGGATGACTTCTATATTCTTGCCTATCCGCCAAAAAAAGAAGATTTTGAAATCAAACCATTCATGGGTAATTCTTTGGTGGTAGTTGCTCCATCAAATCATCTTCTTGTTAATCAGTCGTATATTTCCTTAAAACAGTTGGCTAAAGAAAAATTGATTATCCAAGAACAAGGTTCGGAAAATCGTATGGCTGTAGATACCTTACTTGCTGAACATGGAATAAAAATTCAGTTTCAATTAGAGATGAATAGCAATAACGCAACTAAACAAGCAGTACTTAGCGGTTTAGGCCTAGCAGTATTATCGATACATACCTTACATCCTGAACTAGAACAAAATCAAATATCTATTTTAAACGTTGAGGGATTTCCTATTTTTCAGAAGTGGCAAATAATTTATCTGAAAAATAAATGGTTATCTCCGGTAGCTATTACTTTTTTAAACTATTTACAGCAAGGGAGTGTAAGTAATAGTAATGATAGCTTTCTACTCAGTGCCAGCTAA
- a CDS encoding Hsp70 family protein, whose product MGKAIGIDLGTTNSVGAFKLAEVEVVTANDNTPPDRKLTRSLVAYDQGKLLVGDSAYNQLRADPENVIFSVKRLMGRGFSDPAVKEQQAKVSYKITEPSQGTENSIAVWLGGKEYSPEEISAEILKKMVRNAQAYRQGIGKDEVIDQAVITVPAYFNDQQRYATRTAALKAGLTPLELLPEPTAAAISYGFSPNSEDVKTILVYDFGGGTFDASLITAAGSSFIEQGKAGDLWLGGDDIDSHIINYVKTQVAKEEKIADIDGLIAKMPHYQRLRFNADLKIAVERAKVELSSSLTARISPSTPLLDELGIAIPIEVELSRQQFEAMISDMVDRSVQICRLAIQDAGYHMEMVDIVLLVGGSSQIPLVQHKVKQAFGNDKVVLHPRPMYAVAEGAAIVAAGQTDKVTTVSRDYYIKLVDDTYKVISRNDILPILTSHTFKTVADGQRLIHFKFVNPDQVGEKLDGVYKEESIGDMWLGLNHVYPRGTEILVNLELDEKNSDLKMTATLKNDPSERVSCTFSHGNPDERIYQELEQAIAELNNQDLTQLGVEEALKLAVPIVQSANEIIDPRTNEMRPDIRDRARESLRKFQISMSKESLEAESLAIECDRLIAICPFLIPQPQQERLQKQSQELKAAISAYDLSRMEAYSEDTRRELNNLPDEAQLIQASLLAIRQARQIAPTQASAMADKFYRLLDAMERDSRQEAERLWQELQPDVQLWLNQELPSNIIATGISR is encoded by the coding sequence ATGGGTAAGGCAATAGGGATTGATTTGGGAACAACTAATTCCGTTGGTGCTTTTAAGTTAGCAGAAGTAGAGGTGGTGACGGCTAACGATAACACACCCCCAGATAGAAAACTCACGCGATCGCTTGTTGCCTACGACCAAGGTAAATTATTAGTGGGAGATTCAGCCTACAACCAATTACGGGCTGACCCGGAAAATGTTATCTTCTCTGTTAAACGCTTGATGGGTAGGGGTTTTAGTGACCCCGCAGTTAAGGAACAGCAAGCAAAAGTCAGTTACAAAATTACTGAACCCAGCCAAGGAACTGAGAATAGTATCGCTGTTTGGCTAGGTGGTAAGGAATATAGCCCAGAGGAGATTTCAGCCGAAATCCTCAAGAAAATGGTGCGGAATGCCCAAGCTTACCGTCAAGGTATTGGTAAAGATGAAGTTATCGACCAAGCTGTAATTACTGTCCCTGCTTACTTCAACGACCAACAACGGTACGCCACCCGTACCGCCGCCCTCAAAGCTGGACTTACCCCCCTAGAACTACTACCAGAACCGACGGCTGCGGCTATCTCCTACGGTTTCTCACCCAATAGCGAAGATGTGAAGACGATTTTAGTTTACGACTTTGGCGGCGGTACGTTTGATGCTTCTCTAATTACGGCGGCTGGTAGTTCATTTATTGAACAAGGGAAAGCTGGGGATTTATGGTTAGGTGGGGATGATATTGATTCGCATATTATCAACTATGTCAAAACCCAAGTCGCCAAGGAAGAAAAAATTGCTGATATTGATGGCTTAATTGCCAAAATGCCTCACTATCAACGTTTGAGGTTTAATGCTGACCTGAAAATCGCTGTGGAACGTGCCAAGGTGGAATTAAGCAGTTCCCTGACTGCGCGAATTAGTCCGTCAACACCTCTGTTGGATGAATTAGGAATTGCTATTCCCATTGAGGTGGAACTTAGCCGCCAGCAATTTGAGGCGATGATTAGCGATATGGTAGATCGTTCGGTGCAAATTTGCCGCCTCGCTATTCAAGATGCAGGCTACCACATGGAGATGGTGGATATAGTGCTACTTGTAGGTGGTTCTTCGCAAATTCCCCTAGTACAGCACAAGGTGAAACAAGCTTTTGGTAACGATAAGGTTGTTCTACATCCCCGCCCGATGTATGCGGTGGCTGAGGGTGCAGCGATTGTGGCAGCTGGGCAAACTGATAAAGTGACAACAGTATCGCGTGATTACTATATCAAGTTGGTAGACGATACTTATAAAGTTATTAGCCGCAATGATATTTTGCCTATACTTACATCACACACCTTCAAAACTGTGGCTGATGGACAAAGGTTGATTCACTTTAAATTTGTTAACCCTGACCAAGTTGGTGAGAAATTAGATGGGGTATATAAAGAGGAAAGTATCGGGGATATGTGGTTGGGATTAAACCATGTTTATCCACGGGGAACGGAAATTTTAGTCAACTTAGAGTTGGATGAGAAAAATAGCGACCTGAAAATGACGGCTACCTTAAAAAATGACCCTTCGGAAAGGGTGAGTTGTACGTTTTCGCATGGGAACCCAGACGAGAGGATTTATCAAGAATTAGAACAAGCGATCGCTGAACTCAATAATCAAGACTTAACCCAACTCGGTGTAGAAGAAGCCTTAAAGTTAGCCGTGCCGATAGTCCAGTCAGCTAATGAGATTATAGATCCCAGAACTAACGAGATGCGTCCTGATATCCGCGATCGCGCTAGGGAAAGTTTGCGGAAGTTTCAAATCTCAATGTCTAAGGAATCTTTGGAAGCCGAATCTTTAGCGATTGAATGCGATCGCCTCATCGCCATTTGTCCTTTTCTCATTCCCCAACCACAGCAGGAAAGATTACAAAAACAGAGTCAAGAGTTGAAAGCGGCAATTAGCGCCTATGACTTATCACGGATGGAAGCTTACAGCGAAGACACCAGACGAGAACTCAACAATCTCCCGGATGAAGCCCAACTTATTCAAGCTAGTCTGTTAGCTATCCGCCAAGCAAGGCAAATTGCCCCCACCCAAGCCAGCGCGATGGCTGATAAATTCTATCGCTTATTAGATGCGATGGAAAGAGACTCTCGACAAGAAGCTGAACGTTTGTGGCAAGAACTGCAACCAGATGTGCAACTTTGGCTAAATCAAGAATTACCCAGCAATATTATTGCCACAGGAATTAGCCGATGA
- a CDS encoding peptidoglycan-binding domain-containing protein — MNEIVLLMTGVLATKQPSTSIVPKQPAIQLDNGVKNSTQGDSYQLVASAKITPPEFTQLSDISSNIKANYQPGNYKSFLKKTHKVVTKDIYSPDEFNNFQAVRVKFPREPRLIAQQFGNRVLIARRATRRNLPILSFGNSGMAVRALQRLLIAKGYAIRVDGNFGALTETAVKAFQDQRNLVADGVVGPNTWFSLTR, encoded by the coding sequence ATGAATGAAATTGTCTTGCTGATGACGGGCGTATTAGCAACAAAACAACCTTCTACGTCCATTGTACCCAAACAGCCTGCAATTCAGCTTGACAATGGCGTGAAAAACTCTACACAGGGTGACTCATATCAATTAGTAGCAAGTGCCAAAATCACGCCACCTGAATTTACGCAGCTTAGTGATATTTCCTCAAATATTAAAGCGAATTATCAACCGGGAAATTACAAATCCTTCTTAAAAAAGACACACAAAGTTGTAACAAAAGATATATATAGCCCAGATGAATTTAACAATTTTCAAGCTGTTAGGGTAAAATTTCCGCGTGAACCACGTCTTATAGCCCAACAGTTTGGAAACAGGGTGCTAATTGCTAGAAGGGCTACTCGCCGCAATTTACCAATACTAAGTTTTGGTAATTCTGGTATGGCTGTCCGGGCTTTGCAAAGGTTATTAATAGCTAAAGGCTATGCTATTCGTGTTGATGGAAATTTTGGGGCGCTGACAGAAACGGCTGTCAAAGCGTTTCAAGATCAGCGCAATCTCGTAGCAGATGGTGTAGTCGGCCCTAATACTTGGTTTTCGTTGACAAGATAA
- a CDS encoding LysM peptidoglycan-binding domain-containing protein, whose product MNTQLNCPVCSYQNITGDTCPNCDADLRVIRMLQELPHVPKSSVWPLRITLLLLIIGIGLGVASSWIFSPPQFNTVVVSAPSPVHQPITPPQPSSAPTTYTVQPGDNLSAIAQKLCGKETTWEIMLKANPQLQGKENYLKVGEVLKIPHCLEGI is encoded by the coding sequence ATGAATACTCAGCTTAACTGTCCTGTGTGCAGTTACCAAAATATTACAGGGGATACTTGCCCTAACTGTGATGCCGACTTGCGGGTAATTCGGATGCTGCAAGAATTACCCCATGTTCCCAAGTCATCGGTATGGCCATTAAGAATCACCTTATTATTGTTGATTATTGGTATTGGGTTAGGGGTTGCGAGTAGTTGGATATTTTCCCCACCCCAGTTTAATACAGTCGTTGTTTCTGCTCCTAGTCCCGTTCATCAACCTATAACTCCTCCTCAGCCATCCTCAGCACCCACTACATACACAGTCCAACCGGGAGATAACCTAAGTGCGATCGCCCAAAAGCTATGCGGTAAAGAAACCACTTGGGAGATAATGCTGAAAGCTAATCCCCAACTCCAAGGTAAGGAAAACTATCTCAAGGTGGGTGAGGTGTTGAAAATTCCCCATTGCCTGGAGGGGATTTAA
- a CDS encoding molecular chaperone DnaJ, which yields MEHNPYDILGVSQAASKAEITKAVSIAMKRKQYPVDVIAKAQKSLMKPEERIVADYLRPVLPPIQRFKYSDLSALAESAPTLVILPQFDGLEKAIAQSTQEAHREREPLTSPISELFSEGVTACQEGRYPKAIKYLEDYCHKSPDRNTQAYIQAQMWLIRAYQLGGQLQRAIALCQMLINHPHPQVQNWANKTLPMLSKETSRV from the coding sequence ATGGAACATAATCCTTATGATATTTTGGGTGTATCTCAAGCAGCATCAAAGGCGGAAATTACCAAAGCTGTATCCATAGCAATGAAGCGCAAGCAGTATCCTGTAGATGTGATTGCGAAAGCGCAAAAAAGCTTGATGAAGCCAGAAGAACGCATTGTCGCTGACTATCTGCGTCCCGTATTGCCTCCTATCCAACGTTTCAAGTACAGTGATTTATCAGCCTTAGCAGAGTCTGCCCCTACCTTAGTGATATTGCCACAATTCGATGGATTAGAAAAAGCGATCGCCCAATCTACCCAAGAAGCACATCGAGAACGAGAACCTCTCACATCACCCATATCAGAACTTTTTAGCGAAGGCGTGACAGCTTGCCAAGAAGGACGTTACCCCAAAGCCATAAAATACTTAGAAGACTATTGCCACAAATCTCCAGACCGGAATACTCAGGCATATATTCAAGCCCAGATGTGGTTAATTAGAGCTTATCAGCTTGGTGGACAATTACAACGAGCGATCGCCCTCTGCCAAATGTTAATCAATCATCCCCATCCCCAAGTCCAAAATTGGGCAAACAAAACCTTACCTATGTTATCTAAAGAAACTTCCCGTGTCTGA
- a CDS encoding DoxX family protein: protein MSSVIDQAYHRKELLRGILAVCLIIVGITHFLRPEQYARIVPPIFPPFASVYLSGVLEILGGIGLMIPAVSVAAAWGLISLFIAVFPANIYMTLHNIPIDSIPQNQLLYIARLPFQAVLIAWAYWYTRRTEEFGVDDRQ, encoded by the coding sequence ATGTCTTCTGTAATTGACCAAGCCTATCATCGTAAAGAATTGCTGCGTGGTATTTTAGCCGTGTGTCTCATCATCGTCGGCATTACCCATTTTCTACGACCAGAGCAATATGCGCGAATTGTACCGCCAATATTCCCACCATTCGCATCAGTTTATCTGAGTGGTGTATTGGAAATTTTAGGTGGCATTGGTTTAATGATTCCAGCCGTGAGTGTTGCCGCAGCATGGGGATTAATTTCTTTATTTATTGCTGTCTTCCCGGCCAATATCTATATGACTCTGCATAATATCCCCATTGATAGCATTCCGCAGAACCAATTGCTTTATATAGCAAGATTACCATTTCAGGCTGTTTTGATTGCCTGGGCATACTGGTACACTCGCAGAACAGAAGAATTTGGTGTAGACGATAGACAGTAA
- a CDS encoding sucrose synthase, with translation MSELIQAVLDSEEKNDLRAFISELRQQDKNYLLRNDILNVYSEYCSKSNKPETFYKSSNLGKLIYYTQEIIQEDSNFCFIIRPKIASQEVYRITSELAAEAMSVQELLDLRDRLVQKSHPNEGDILELDFGPFYDYTPTIRDPKNIGKGVQYLNRYLSSKLFQDAKQWLESLFDFLRLHNYNGIQLLINYQIQSQQQLSQQVKKAITFVSDRPDDEPYEQFRVQLQTMGFEPGWGNTASRVRETLSILDELIDSPDPQTLEAFISRIPMIFRIVLVSAHGWFGQEGVLGRPDTGGQVVYVLDQAKTLEKQLQEDVELAGLGELNVKPKVIILTRLIPNSDGTLCNQRLEKVYGTENAWILRVPLREFNPNMTQNWISRFEFWPYLETFAIDSERELLAEFQGKPDLIVGNYTDGNLVAFLLARRMKVTQCNIAHALEKSKYLFSNLYWQDLEEKYHFSLQFTADLIAMNAANFVISSTYQEIVGTPDSVGQYESYKCFTMPELYHVVNGVELFSPKFNVVPPGVNENAYFPYTRTQDRVESDRARLEEMLFTLEDSSQIFGKLDDPNKRPLFSMARLDRIKNLTGLAECFGQSKDLQEHCNLILVAGKLRVEESGDNEERDEIVKLYHIIEEYNLHGKIRWLGVRLSKNDSGEIYRVIADRQGFFVQPALFEAFGLTILESMISGLPTFATQFGGPLEIIQDRVNGFYINPTHLEETAQKIVDFVTKCEQDPNYWSTISKQAIDRVYSTYTWKIHTTKLLSLARIYGFWNFISKENREDLLRYLESLFYLIYKPRAQQLLEQHKHR, from the coding sequence ATGTCAGAACTGATTCAAGCAGTCTTAGATAGTGAAGAGAAAAATGATTTGCGTGCTTTTATTAGCGAATTGCGTCAGCAAGACAAAAATTACCTGCTACGGAATGACATCCTGAATGTGTATAGTGAATACTGCTCTAAGTCAAATAAACCAGAAACATTTTATAAATCGTCTAATCTAGGTAAACTCATCTACTATACTCAAGAAATAATTCAAGAAGATTCCAACTTTTGCTTCATCATTCGTCCTAAAATTGCTAGTCAAGAAGTGTATCGTATTACTTCCGAATTAGCTGCGGAAGCGATGAGTGTGCAGGAATTGTTGGATCTGCGCGATCGCCTAGTTCAAAAATCACATCCCAATGAAGGCGACATACTAGAACTGGACTTCGGCCCCTTTTACGACTACACCCCAACCATCCGCGACCCCAAAAATATCGGTAAGGGTGTGCAGTATCTCAACCGCTATTTATCTAGTAAACTTTTTCAAGACGCTAAACAATGGCTAGAAAGTTTATTTGACTTCTTGCGTCTCCACAACTATAACGGTATCCAGCTACTAATTAACTACCAAATTCAATCACAGCAACAGTTATCGCAGCAAGTAAAAAAAGCTATCACCTTTGTTAGCGATCGCCCCGATGATGAACCCTACGAACAATTCCGTGTACAATTGCAAACGATGGGTTTTGAACCGGGTTGGGGTAATACAGCTTCCCGTGTGCGCGAAACCTTAAGCATTCTCGATGAGTTGATTGACTCCCCAGACCCCCAAACCCTGGAAGCTTTCATCTCCCGTATCCCGATGATTTTCAGAATTGTCCTCGTATCAGCACATGGCTGGTTTGGACAAGAGGGTGTTTTGGGTCGTCCCGATACTGGTGGTCAGGTTGTATATGTCCTCGACCAAGCCAAAACTTTGGAAAAGCAACTCCAAGAAGATGTGGAGTTAGCTGGTTTAGGTGAGTTAAACGTCAAACCCAAGGTAATTATCCTCACCCGCTTGATTCCTAACAGCGATGGAACTCTTTGTAACCAAAGGTTAGAGAAAGTCTACGGTACGGAAAACGCTTGGATTTTGCGTGTACCTCTGCGGGAGTTTAACCCCAACATGACGCAAAATTGGATTTCTCGATTTGAGTTTTGGCCTTATCTCGAAACCTTCGCCATCGACTCAGAAAGGGAACTCCTCGCAGAATTTCAAGGTAAACCAGACCTCATTGTCGGTAACTACACCGATGGTAACTTGGTGGCGTTCCTATTGGCGCGACGGATGAAAGTTACCCAGTGCAACATCGCCCACGCTTTGGAAAAATCCAAATACTTGTTTAGTAACCTCTACTGGCAAGATTTGGAAGAAAAATATCACTTCTCATTACAATTCACGGCAGATTTAATTGCCATGAATGCGGCTAACTTCGTCATTAGCAGCACCTATCAAGAAATTGTGGGTACACCCGATAGTGTGGGGCAGTATGAATCTTACAAATGCTTCACCATGCCAGAACTGTATCATGTGGTGAACGGAGTTGAATTATTTAGCCCTAAATTTAACGTTGTTCCGCCTGGGGTGAATGAAAATGCCTACTTCCCTTACACCCGGACTCAAGATAGAGTAGAAAGCGATCGCGCTCGTTTAGAAGAAATGTTGTTTACTCTAGAAGATTCTAGCCAAATTTTCGGTAAACTCGACGACCCCAACAAACGCCCTCTGTTCTCAATGGCGCGTCTTGACCGGATTAAAAATCTCACCGGTTTAGCAGAATGTTTTGGTCAAAGTAAAGACTTACAAGAACATTGCAACTTAATTTTAGTTGCGGGTAAATTGCGCGTAGAAGAGTCAGGCGATAACGAAGAACGCGACGAAATCGTCAAACTTTACCACATCATTGAAGAATACAATTTACATGGTAAGATTCGCTGGCTTGGTGTCCGCCTCTCCAAAAATGATTCAGGCGAAATTTACCGTGTCATTGCTGACCGCCAAGGTTTTTTTGTTCAGCCTGCATTATTTGAAGCCTTTGGTTTGACAATTCTGGAGTCAATGATTTCTGGCTTACCAACCTTCGCCACTCAATTTGGTGGGCCGTTAGAGATTATTCAAGATAGGGTTAATGGCTTTTACATTAACCCCACCCATCTAGAAGAAACAGCCCAGAAAATTGTTGATTTCGTCACTAAGTGCGAACAAGACCCCAACTACTGGTCTACCATTTCTAAACAGGCGATCGACCGAGTATATAGTACATATACTTGGAAAATTCACACCACCAAGCTATTATCATTAGCCCGAATTTACGGATTCTGGAATTTTATTTCCAAAGAAAACCGCGAGGATTTATTGCGCTACCTTGAATCTCTATTCTATTTAATTTACAAACCCAGAGCGCAACAATTATTAGAGCAGCATAAACATAGATAG